One segment of Theobroma cacao cultivar B97-61/B2 chromosome 9, Criollo_cocoa_genome_V2, whole genome shotgun sequence DNA contains the following:
- the LOC18590672 gene encoding uncharacterized protein C20orf24 homolog, translating to MKETKSIKFNAQQHQQHENGHFSPFKFAKLLDPEASWDKDQLGDVLHWIRQVVALFCGLLWGAIPVVGGIWIFLFLAISTGIIYGYYAMILKIDEEEFGGHAALLQEGLFASITLFLLAWILVYSLAHF from the exons ATGAAAGAAACgaaatcaattaaattcaatGCACAGCAACATCAGCAGCACGAAAACGGTCACTTTTCTCCGTTCAAATTCGCCAAGTTATTAGATCCGGAAGCTTCTTGGGACAAG GATCAATTAGGAGATGTATTGCATTGGATTCGACAAGTTGTAGCTCTTTTCTGTGGTTTATTATGGGGTGCAATCCCTGTCGTTGGAGGCATTTGGATCTTCCT TTTTCTGGCAATATCTACTGGGATTATATATGGTTATTACGCTATGATACTAAAGATtgatgaagaagaatttggCGGTCATGCAGCCCTTCTCCAGGAAGGGCTTTTTGCTTCAATAACTCTGTTTCTG TTGGCGTGGATTCTGGTATACAGCTTGGCCCACTTTTGA